A single window of Ficedula albicollis isolate OC2 chromosome 8, FicAlb1.5, whole genome shotgun sequence DNA harbors:
- the LOC107603775 gene encoding 1-phosphatidylinositol phosphodiesterase-like has translation MDTWTRRGAAFDCVPQPAASCCPDWMAELPDALPLSRLSIPGTHDSLSLFGGRRLRCQSWGLEAQLAAGIRFLDVRCKLWRGELRIYHLCTFQRASLRGVLRRTLRFLRAHPGEAVLMRIKEELPIFSRPGFAAQLHRCLLEEGQGCVWCREEVPTLGQVRGKIVVLEALAREVLGIPYERLSISDAWNVLSLERKWARVRRHLEKAAGGDPSTMFLTFCSGNGLFTYPEQVARFVNPRCCQHLRRRAGQPVRWGVVIMDFPGSGLLRLIVASNGHGTAAPG, from the exons ATGGACACATGGACCCGGCGCGGCGCTGCCTTCGACTGCGTGCCGCAGCCGGCAGCCT CCTGCTGCCCTGACTGGATGGCGGAGCTCCCCGACGCCCTGCCCCTCTCCCGCCTCTCCATCCCGGGCACCCACGACTCCCTCAGCCTGTTCGGCGGCCGGCGCCTGcggtgccagagctggggccTGGAGGCGCAGCTGGCGGCCGGCATCCGCTTCTTGGACGTGCGCTGCAAGCTGTGGCGGGGCGAGCTGCGCATCTACCACCTGTGCACCTTCCAGCGGGCCAGCCTGCGGGGCGTGCTGCGCCGCACCCTGCGCTTCCTCCGCGCCCACCCCGGCGAGGCCGTGCTGATGCGCATCAAGGAGGAGCTGCCCATCTTCTCCCGGCCCGGCTTCGCCGCCCAGCTGCACCGCTGCCTGCTGGAGGAGGGCCAGGGCTGCGTGTGGTGCCGCGAGGAG GTGCCCACGCTGGGCCAGGTGCGCGGCAAGATCGTGGTGCTGGAGGCGCTGGCGCGGGAGGTGCTGGGCATCCCCTACGAGCGGCTGAGCATCAGCGACGCCTGGAACGTGCTCTCGCTGGAGCGCAAGTGGGCCCGGGTGCGGCGGCACCTGGAGAAGGCGGCCGGCGGAGACCCCAGCACCATGTTCCTCACCTTCTGCTCCGGCAACGGGCTCTTCACGTACCCCGAGCAGGTGGCCCGCTTCGTGAACCCGcgctgctgccagcacctgcgGCGCCGGGCCGGGCAGCCCGTGCGCTGGGGAGTGGTCATCATGGACTTCCCCGGCTCGGGCCTCCTCCGCCTCATCGTGGCGAGCAATGGACACGGCACGGcggcccccggg
- the HTATIP2 gene encoding oxidoreductase HTATIP2: MTRVLPRKWHVHLGFILSPRPRSALDRHTGLENHPADPDSSQSGLRTSLPRNQDKRDRGAAGPLDAARGSGCAEPRGARMPAPKQRPGGTGTTPLMTGIVPDGFVRVDRDYVAQAAELARAGGCKHFVLQSSRGANAQSHFLYLRVKGEVENLVQAVGFDRCTILRPAVLLCRRQESRPMEWIAQQFLGAVARVFPTAYSVPVETVARAMVACVLQPGEGKVKVLENRAIHELGKAVPQQGT, encoded by the exons ATGACGCGCGTCCTGCCTCGCAAATGGCACGTGCACCTGGGATTCATCCTCAGCCCTCGGCCAAGGAGCGCGCTTGACAGACACACCGGGCTGGAAAACCACCCGGCTGATCCCGACAGCAGCCAGTCAGGCCTCCgcacctccctccccaggaaTCAGGACAAACGGGATCGCGGCGCCGCGGGGCCCCTTGATGCTGCCCGCGGGAGTGGCTGCGCAGAGCCGCGAGGTGCCCGCATGCCTGCTCCAAAGCAGCGTCCTGGTGGGACCGGGACCACCCCGCTGATGACTGGCATCGTCCCC GACGGCTTCGTCCGTGTGGATCGGGATTATGTGGcgcaggcagcagagctggcgCGGGCAGGGGGCTGCAAACACTTTGTCCTGCAGTCCTCCCGGGGGGCCAACGCGCAGAGCCACTTCCTCTACCTCCGTGTGAAG GGAGAAGTGGAAAACCTGGTCCAGGCTGTTGGTTTTGATCGCTGTACCATTCTCCGGCCAGC ggtgctgctgtgcaggcGCCAGGAGTCCCGGCCCATGGAGTGGATAGCCCAGCAGTTCCTGGGCGCTGTGGCTCGGGTGTTCCCCACCGCCTACTCAGTGCCTGTGGAAACGGTGGCCAGGGCTATGGTGGCCTGCGTGCTGCAGCCAGGCGAGGGGAAGGTGAAGGTGCTGGAGAACAGGGCCATCCatgagctggggaaggcagtgCCGCAGCAGGGCACGTag
- the LOC101818310 gene encoding regulator of G-protein signaling 5 isoform X1, whose amino-acid sequence MCKGLAALPHSCLERAKEIKTKLGTLLQKPDSTIDFIIPYPEKPEKPPKAQKPSPEEALQWRDSLEKLLQNPYGLASFRSFLRSEFSEENAEFWVACEDYKKTKSPVKMAEKAKKIYEEFIQTEAPKEVNIDHFTKAVTMKNLVEPSPTSFDMAQKRIFALMEKDSLPRFVRSEFYHELIK is encoded by the exons ATGTGCAAGGGATTAGCAGCGCTGCCCCACTCGTGCCTGGAGAG ggccaaGGAGATCAAGACGAAGCTGGGCACGCTGCTCCAGAAGCCTGACTCGACCATTGACTTCATCATCCCGTATCCTGAGAAGCCAGAGAAGCCACCCAAGGCCCAGAA gccGTCTCCGGAGGAGGCTCTGCAGTGGCGCGACTCCTTGGAGAAGCTCCTGCAAAACCCCT ATGGGCTGGCCAGCTTCCGCAGCTTCCTGCGCTCCGAGTTCAGCGAGGAGAACGCCGAGTTCTGGGTGGCCTGCGAGGACTACAAGAAAACCAAGTCCCCCGTGAAGATGGCAGAGAAGGCCAAAAAGATCTACGAGGAGTTCATCCAGACTGAGGCACCCAAAGAG GTGAACATCGACCACTTCACCAAGGCTGTGACCATGAAGAACCTGGTGGAGCCTTCCCCAACCAGCTTTGACATGGCCCAGAAGAGGATCTTTGCCCTGATGGAGAAAGACTCCCTGCCCAGATTTGTGCGGTCGGAGTTTTATCACGAGTTAATCAAGtag
- the LOC101818310 gene encoding regulator of G-protein signaling 5 isoform X2 — translation MAEKAKKIYEEFIQTEAPKEVNIDHFTKAVTMKNLVEPSPTSFDMAQKRIFALMEKDSLPRFVRSEFYHELIK, via the exons ATGGCAGAGAAGGCCAAAAAGATCTACGAGGAGTTCATCCAGACTGAGGCACCCAAAGAG GTGAACATCGACCACTTCACCAAGGCTGTGACCATGAAGAACCTGGTGGAGCCTTCCCCAACCAGCTTTGACATGGCCCAGAAGAGGATCTTTGCCCTGATGGAGAAAGACTCCCTGCCCAGATTTGTGCGGTCGGAGTTTTATCACGAGTTAATCAAGtag